The sequence GTATGAGATATTGGAAATATCTTATAAATAAATCATTTTTTAAGATATTTTAGGTTTTCTATATAAAATAACTATATTACCTATTGAATATACATGTGAGCATGATAAGTGATTGCATATTTCAGAAATTATAATTTTATATGTATTTTTATTTTTTTCTAAAAAACGTATTTTTATAATGTTATGAGCAGATAATGCTACATCAATTTCTTTTATAACTTCTGTTGTCAAACCTTTTATACCTATTATTACAACAGGTTTCAATTTTTGTGATTTAGATTTCAGTTGATTCTTTTGTTTAGAGTTATTTATATTTATGTCCATATTTTTATATTGAGTGATAATGTTGAAAAAAAATTCTAAAAAGTGGTTACTTAAACATATAAATGATCCATATGTTAAATTAGCAAATAAAGAGGGTTATAGATCCAGAGCTGCCTTTAAACTATTAGAAATCTTAGATATAGAAAAAATAGAAATATCTGATGGATACATTATAGATTTAGGATCATCTCCAGGTAGTTGGTCACAAGTTATATGTAAAAAATTTATTAATAATAAACATATCAAAAACAAAATTATAGCACTAGATTTATTGCCAATGGAATCTATAGATGGTGTTGATTTTTTACAAGGTGATTTTCGTGATAAAAATGTTGAAATTGAATTAAGTAAAAAAATTGGATTGAACAAAATAAAATTTATTTTTTCTGATATGTCTCCTAATTTATCAGGAATACCTACTGTAGATAATGTGAGAATTATAGATATTGCTAATTTAGTATTTGAATTTGCTAAGAAATATCTTTCTAAAGATGGATTTATTGTATTAAAAACATTTCATGGCAGTGGTTTTTCACAAATTATGCAACTATTTAAATTACATTTTAAAGTAGTTGTAGAACGAAAACCCAAGGCATCTAGATCTAGTTCATCTGAAGTTTTTATTGTAGCTAAATTTCTAAAATAATTATTTTTAATTATTTTAGAATATAAATATTAATTTATAATTGTTTATAATTATTAAATATAATTTTTTTTAAAGAAAAAAATTATATAAATATCATTTGTTTATTTTAAACAAATATTAAATATTATTGGTAAAAATTTTGTTTTAATAAAATTTATAAAAAATCAAAAGCAGGAGCTGAGTTTTGAATAATAATTTATCAAAAATTATGGTATGGTTACTAGTAGCTATAGGTCTTTTT comes from Candidatus Kinetoplastibacterium sorsogonicusi and encodes:
- a CDS encoding YhbY family RNA-binding protein, yielding MDININNSKQKNQLKSKSQKLKPVVIIGIKGLTTEVIKEIDVALSAHNIIKIRFLEKNKNTYKIIISEICNHLSCSHVYSIGNIVILYRKPKIS
- a CDS encoding RlmE family RNA methyltransferase, which encodes MMLKKNSKKWLLKHINDPYVKLANKEGYRSRAAFKLLEILDIEKIEISDGYIIDLGSSPGSWSQVICKKFINNKHIKNKIIALDLLPMESIDGVDFLQGDFRDKNVEIELSKKIGLNKIKFIFSDMSPNLSGIPTVDNVRIIDIANLVFEFAKKYLSKDGFIVLKTFHGSGFSQIMQLFKLHFKVVVERKPKASRSSSSEVFIVAKFLK